The genomic window TGGAAGTTCAGGCACCACCTTTTGGTGCCAAACCATACCGGTAAGTCCAAACACTGATTACAAACTCAGTTTTTGGTTGATGAGTGTGCTCAATTTTTTCTTTACACCAACTATACAACTAAAAATCAACAACACTGTAGTCGGGTCAAAGGCTACTTCAGGAGGTATATGCAGTTGGGATGAATTTACCGGGATGTGGAATTCCGGAGCTGCCACCTCGGCCACTATTTGCCTGACAAATACAACCAGTGGCGGACTAGGAAACATTTGCGCTATAGATGATATCACTATGAAAGCTTGTTGTGTTGAAAAAGATCAAGTCAGAGTGGAGGTATTCAAGCTCAACATTAGCCTACAGGATCCTGGAGAGATCAACTGCAGAAATAGGCCTTTGAGACTTAATGGTCAAGGCTCTTCTTCGGGGCCTGGAATAAGCTATGAGTGGACTACTCAAGATGGCGTGATCCTCTCCGGAGCGAACACTTTGAATCCGGTCATCGATGCTCCGGGAACATACACTTTGAAAATAAAAGGACCCAACGGTTGTGAAAAAGAGGAAAGCATCACTGTAGATGGCAATGTCCTTCCACCCGATATCATACTTACCAACACTGACCTCTCTTGTGCTAAACCCACTGCAAGGATCGAAGTGCGCTCAGCCACAAATCCTGTGGATATCATTTGGACAGGACCCGATAATTATTTCAGTAGTGATCCTGTGAATGATGTAACTCAAGAAGGCGATTACGAAGTATTGGTCACGGATCAATATGGATGCGAAACCAAAGGCAAGGTGACAGTAAAAGATTTTAGGTCTTCAGGAGCTCTAGCCATCAAAGGAGACACGATCAGCTGTTCGAAGGACAGTGCCTTACTAAAAGTGACGCATCAACTCAGCAAACCTGATTTCAGTTGGTATCACAAAGGCTCAAAAATTTCAGATACTTCATTCGTAGTTGTGAGGGACACGGGTTTTTATTATGTTTTTGCAAGAGACAGTTCGGGCTGCATAACAAAAGATTCTTTTTATGTACTCGACTTTAAGTCCAATATCCTGATTGACCTGGTGGCAGATACCATTGATTGCTTGAACTTGAGTGTTAAAATATTTGCAATCGTACCACTCACAGGTCAGGCAAGATGGACAGGACCAAACCAATTTCTGTCCTATGATATGGAGCCCACAGTTTCAGATTCAGGCTGGTATTTTATTCATTTTTTAAGTAATGATGGATGTGTTGGTGAAGATTCTATTTTCATTGTGAAGTCCGCTGATGTCCCTGACATTTTTGTCAGTAAAGATGATACGCTCAATTGTATTCGGAAGCAGGTACTCATTTCAGGTGGGAGCAACACTGCAGGTACCAAGAAAGAATGGATGGGCCCAAATGGAATCATAGGAGATTTGGATAGTTTTCCGGTACTGGATCCGGGTGAATATATTTTATTCGTAGAAGGAAAAAATGGATGTTTAATCAATAAATCGGTGAATATTTCAGTGGACACCGCTCATCCCCTCATCAGTCTGACAGCTGACACGATTACTTGCAGGAGATCTAATTCACGCATCAGTATTACCGAACAAAAAAATGATACAAGTTCTATCGTTTGGACAGGTCCTTCTCAGTTTTCTGCAAACCATAGTGTTGAATTTGTAATGCAAGCCGGTATCTATAAAGTTGTAGTTACGGCATTGAATGGATGCTCTCAAACTGATAGTATCCGGGTAAATGCAGATACCATCAAACCGGACATCCTATTGAGCCTTGATAGTATCGATTGCAAGAGGTTAATTGCTCCGGTGAATTTCGTTGGAGATAGTACTCAATTTGTATTTGAATGGAATGGACCAGGCGGTTTTAGCAGCTCAAATGCCGATCCAGGAATTAACAAGGGTGGCATTTATCAATTGAAAATTACAGGAAAAAACGGTTGTGAAAATAATTACCAATTTACAGTTTTTGAGGACAGAAATATAGCCCCTATTTTCACATCAGCGGATACGATTTCATGCGGCAAAACAGCTTATATCGAATTGCGTGGAGCGCAACTGTACGAAAGTATAGAATGGAGCGGTCCTGGAGGATTTTCCTCATTACAAGCCAAAACTCCGGTAACGGATTCCGGATGGTATTTTATTAAAGTTGTTGGCTTGAACGGTTGTGAAAAAACGGATTCCATTTTTGTATTCCAAAAAGATAAATTGCCGGACATATTTGCCTTTGACGACAGTTTGACTTGCAATAGAACCCAAGTCATTCTTCAGGGAGGATCCGCCACAAATGGCGTAAGTTTTGAATGGAGTGGACCTGGATTTTTTTCCAGACTAAGAAATCCGGTAGTTGATTCTCCGGGCATTTATACTCTAAAAGTGATTGACGCAAATGGTTGTGTATCTGAAAAACAGATAGAAGTTTTTCTTAGAAAAAAAGCGAGCGAGTTGTTTATCATCAAATCAGATACAGTCATTAATTGTATAAATAATGGAATTCAAATCACCGGACTTGCAGGAGAATTGCTGACGGATTATTACTGGACGACACCAGGAAATATTATTATCAAAGACAGCACCACACGAGCAAACGGTGGTGGCTGGTATAAATATATTATCACCAATCAATGGGGTTGTTCTGTGTCGGATTCCATCTTTATCAATGACATTAGGAAGCTACCTCAAGTTCAAATTCCGGATACGAGTATCAATTGCCTAATTAAAGAGCAACAAATTAATCCAATCAGCACTGAAAAAAACTTGCAGTTCAGTTGGATGGGCCCTGGAGGATTTCAATCCAATATATCAAATCCGATCATTTCCATTCCCGGAATCTATTCAGTCAGTATTACAAATGCTGCAGGGTGCAGATTGGTAGAGCAGGTGGTTTTGTCAGCAGATACTTCCGGACCAGTTTTGAAAATTGCAAAGCAAGATATTTCTTGTCAACGAGATAGTGCATTCGTCCTAATGAGTTCGGATAAGTCGAATACGCAATATGCATGGAGTGGACCTCAATCTTTCCTTTCGAATAGCGATCGGTTTTCTACGGTCGATACTGGTACATATTTGTGCATTGCAACAGACCCACAAAATGGTTGCTCTACACTTATCACCGTTGACATCAAAAAAGATACAAACAATATTAAGAATATCGGACTCACCCAGGAGGATAATTACTGCCATAAATCTACTGGGTCAATTCAATTCAAAGACATTATAGGTGGAACTGAGCCTTTACTGTATTCAATCGATGGCGGAAAATCATTTTCCAACTCTGCGTTATTTGAAAACCTACCTGCGGGAATTTATGAATTGGTCATTCAAGATGCCAATGGTTGTAGTTTCTCCAGGCAAATAGAAATCAAAGATATACTGGGACACAAAGTAGCGCTGGGAAATGAAATTATCTTATCTTTAGATGAAAAGAAAACAATTCAAATTCAGTCTTCTTCGGATTCCACAGCATTTGTAAATATCCTGTGGTCCCCTTCTGATCAACTCTCCTGTGAAAATTGCTGGTCACCTGTAGTTACTGGAACAAAAGATGAAACGATTTATCTGACGGTCACCGATACAAATGGCTGTACTTACCAAACGCAGATCAACATAAAAATCAATCAGGAAGCGTTTATCAGTATACCAAATATTTTTTCTCCAAATGGCGATCAAATCAATGATTATTTCTACCCTCAGGGGAATGAACAAATCCAGATTGAATTATTTGAAGTTTACGATCGATGGGGAGGTTTAGTATTCAGAACAAGTGAAGCAAAAATCAATGTGCCTGAAGATGGTTGGAATGGAACTTATAAAGGTGCTCTGCTCAATCCGGCAGTATTTGTTTATGTCATTAAAGCAAAACATCCTCTGCAGGAATGGATTCTGAGCGGGGAAATTAATTTGATCAGATAAAATTATAAAATTGAATTTCATAAATCAAATTTCTGAGATACTCGACTATTGCGATAAAAATACATCGCCACAAGACGAGGTATTGCATGAGTTGGAAAGGCAAACTCATCTCACCACACTTTCACCACAGATGATATCAGGTCATTATCAAGGCAGATTGTTGTCCGTCATCAGCCGGTTGATCAAGCCGACAAATATTTTGGAAATCGGTACATTTACTTGCTACAGTGCGCTGTGTCTTGCAGAAGGGCTGGAAGTCAACGGTAATGTACATACCATCGATCCATGCAGGGATTATGATGAGTTGATCATGAATGTCGCATCAAAGTCTCCATATTTTTCAAATATCATCAGATACAAAGATCCTGCTGAGGAAATTTTGCCACAGATGGAAAATGTATGGGATCTGGTTTTTGTTGATGCAGTCAAGCAAGACTATCCATTATATTTTTCAATGGTCA from Saprospiraceae bacterium includes these protein-coding regions:
- a CDS encoding class I SAM-dependent methyltransferase; this translates as MNFINQISEILDYCDKNTSPQDEVLHELERQTHLTTLSPQMISGHYQGRLLSVISRLIKPTNILEIGTFTCYSALCLAEGLEVNGNVHTIDPCRDYDELIMNVASKSPYFSNIIRYKDPAEEILPQMENVWDLVFVDAVKQDYPLYFSMVKNKVRAGGVVIADNVLLYAEVLKENKNASAQALDSYNQSRVADRDWTSIILPIRDGLSISVKNK
- a CDS encoding gliding motility-associated C-terminal domain-containing protein, whose product is MLNPCNLVVNAGPDITVCEGSGKMLDGDVSGSNFSFEWTPADGLDDPTALKPTASPSMTTTYTLTAMATSDNLINNGDFENGSIAPGLTNYVYVPDAVQIATNYANNYTIIDYPAISAQFGCDTRGTYSLVIHGSSGTTFWCQTIPVSPNTDYKLSFWLMSVLNFFFTPTIQLKINNTVVGSKATSGGICSWDEFTGMWNSGAATSATICLTNTTSGGLGNICAIDDITMKACCVEKDQVRVEVFKLNISLQDPGEINCRNRPLRLNGQGSSSGPGISYEWTTQDGVILSGANTLNPVIDAPGTYTLKIKGPNGCEKEESITVDGNVLPPDIILTNTDLSCAKPTARIEVRSATNPVDIIWTGPDNYFSSDPVNDVTQEGDYEVLVTDQYGCETKGKVTVKDFRSSGALAIKGDTISCSKDSALLKVTHQLSKPDFSWYHKGSKISDTSFVVVRDTGFYYVFARDSSGCITKDSFYVLDFKSNILIDLVADTIDCLNLSVKIFAIVPLTGQARWTGPNQFLSYDMEPTVSDSGWYFIHFLSNDGCVGEDSIFIVKSADVPDIFVSKDDTLNCIRKQVLISGGSNTAGTKKEWMGPNGIIGDLDSFPVLDPGEYILFVEGKNGCLINKSVNISVDTAHPLISLTADTITCRRSNSRISITEQKNDTSSIVWTGPSQFSANHSVEFVMQAGIYKVVVTALNGCSQTDSIRVNADTIKPDILLSLDSIDCKRLIAPVNFVGDSTQFVFEWNGPGGFSSSNADPGINKGGIYQLKITGKNGCENNYQFTVFEDRNIAPIFTSADTISCGKTAYIELRGAQLYESIEWSGPGGFSSLQAKTPVTDSGWYFIKVVGLNGCEKTDSIFVFQKDKLPDIFAFDDSLTCNRTQVILQGGSATNGVSFEWSGPGFFSRLRNPVVDSPGIYTLKVIDANGCVSEKQIEVFLRKKASELFIIKSDTVINCINNGIQITGLAGELLTDYYWTTPGNIIIKDSTTRANGGGWYKYIITNQWGCSVSDSIFINDIRKLPQVQIPDTSINCLIKEQQINPISTEKNLQFSWMGPGGFQSNISNPIISIPGIYSVSITNAAGCRLVEQVVLSADTSGPVLKIAKQDISCQRDSAFVLMSSDKSNTQYAWSGPQSFLSNSDRFSTVDTGTYLCIATDPQNGCSTLITVDIKKDTNNIKNIGLTQEDNYCHKSTGSIQFKDIIGGTEPLLYSIDGGKSFSNSALFENLPAGIYELVIQDANGCSFSRQIEIKDILGHKVALGNEIILSLDEKKTIQIQSSSDSTAFVNILWSPSDQLSCENCWSPVVTGTKDETIYLTVTDTNGCTYQTQINIKINQEAFISIPNIFSPNGDQINDYFYPQGNEQIQIELFEVYDRWGGLVFRTSEAKINVPEDGWNGTYKGALLNPAVFVYVIKAKHPLQEWILSGEINLIR